The window CAGGGCCAACATATTCATTAAAAGCAAAGCCACTACGAATTGCTTCAGTGACAAAATCTTTTGCTTTTAAGACAGATTCTTTAACGGTCAAACCATTTGCTAATCCAGCTGTAATTGCTGCTGCAAAGGTACACCCAGCACCATGATTATGAGCAGGTTCAATTTTTTCTGTTTCAAGTATAGTGAAATCAGCACCATCATAGAATAAGTCGATAGCTTTCTCACCAGCTAGAGCTTTTCCGCCTTTAATGACAACGTTTTTTGCTCCTAGCTCATGGATTTTTTTCGCAGCTTCTTTCATATCTTCAATCGATTCTAGTTTACCTAGACCAGATAAAACACCTGCTTCAAATAAATTAGGTGTTGTGACAGTTGCTAATGGAACTAATTTATCACGCAAAGCATCTGCGCTTTCAGGATTTAAAACTTCATCTTCGCCTTTACAGATCATGACAGGATCGATGACAATATTTTTTAATTCTTTATCTTTAATCGTTTGTTCAACTAATTCAATAATTGGTACGCTGCCTAACATACCTGTTTTTGTTGCACTTATTTCGCCACCAGCTAAAATAGTTTTTAATTGCTCGTCAACTAAAGTAACGTCGATTGGATGAACATTATGGTGCCATCCGTTATCTGGATCCATTGTTACTAATAAAGTAATAGCTGCCATACCATACGTGCTGTATTCATCAAAGGTCTTCAAATCAGCTTGCAAACCTGCACCACCGCTAGAATCACTACCTGCAATTGTTAAAGTTTTTGGAAATGTTGTCATCATACGTCCTCCTTGAATTCACTTGCAAATTATTTACGTAACTTGTTCTTTAATTTCTAACATGTGTCACAAAGAAATGCAAGGTAAATTTTATAAATCTTCGTTAATTGAACGCATAATGGCTTCAGCAACACCATTTTGATTATTGCTAGAAGTTAAATATTTTGCATGACCTTTTACTTCTTCTTCGGCATTTTCCATAGCGAAGCTAACGCCTGCAACTTGAAGCATTGAAACATCATTAAAGTTGTCTCCAATTGACATAACATTATCCATAGATATGCCTAAGCGCTTGGCAACGCGTTTTAAGGCAATTCCTTTTTGGGCATCTTTATGATTGATTTCAATATTATTAATAAATGAAGATGTAATGGCTAGAGAACCCAATTTTTCAAGTTCCACTTTGATGGGTCCTAAAGTATTTTGACCATCATCACTAAAAGCAATTAGTTTTAAAACTTCAATTGAATGATCGTCAACTAATTCTTGGTAATCATCGATATAGTTAATATTCATTAACTCTAAACGAGCGGCTGCTAATACAACGCCCATTTTATACGTGGTTTCAGGATTCAAATTAACTAATAATGAAGCCACTGACTCAATTCGTTTTACTTTATTGTCTGAATAAATGCCTTTAGAAGTAACAACTTCGGCATAGATATTATGCTCTTTTAAAGTTTTCAAAATAATGCGAATTGTATCTTTTTCAATACCGATATTTTCAACGATCTTCCCGTTTTCATCATAGACTTGGGCACCGTTTAAAGTAATCATTGGGCAACTAATGCCAACAGCTGTTAATAAAGGATGCGCTTCGGTATAGCCACGCCCTGTTGATACCATAAACTTGATACCACGGCGTTCTGCTTCAGCAATTGCCTGAGCATTTGTTTCGGAAATAACCATTTTTTCATTTAACAACGTTCCATCCATATCTGACGCAATAAGCTCTATCATTATTTTTCCTCCAATATTTTATAGTCTCCTTTAGTTTACCATTAAATGGAAGAAATGGTAAATCAAAGATTTTAATAAAAAAAGACAATATTGTTCTTTTATTAATAAGTTGTTTAGATGGAATTTTAAAAGTAATCGTTGTAGAAAAAGGAATTTTTTAGTAAAATTTAAGAAGGAATTAAACGTAGTTGAACTATGGGAGGAAAATGCAATGAAAGTACTGATTCATAATGATTGGCAAGGCATTTTAGAAGAAGAATTCACTGCACCTTATTATCAAAATTTACGAAATTATTTAAAAAAAGAATATCAAGAACAACGAGTTTATCCAGATATGTATCATATTTGGCAAGCTTTTGAATGGACTCCTTATGAGAAGGTTAAGGTTGTTATCTTGGGACAAGATCCGTATCACGGACCAAACCAAGCGCATGGATTAAGTTTTTCCGTGCAACCTAATGTCAAAGTTCCCCCATCTTTAGTGAATATTTATCAAGAGCTAGAGTCGGATTTAGGAATTCCCCCTGTTCAACATGGGTATTTAAAATCTTGGGCAGAGCAAGGTGTTTTATTGATGAATACGGTTTTAACTGTACGAGCTGGTCAAGCGAATTCTCATCGAGGTCAAGGTTGGGAACAATTAACGGATGCTGTTATTCGTAAATTAAATCAACATAAAACACCTTTAGTTTTTATTTTATGGGGCAGTCAATCCATAGCTAAAAAAGAACTGATTGATACAGGTAAGCATGTTGTGATTGCCTCGCCACATCCTAGTCCATTATCTGCCTATCGAGGATTTTTTGGTTCAAAACCCTTTTCTAAAGCCAATGCGGCTTTAATTCAGTTTGATGCAACACCGATTAATTGGCAACTGCCACAAAATGTAAATTAAATGAATTTAGTGATTTTATTAAAACTGTACTAGTCAAAATTTAATAAATTGTTCACAATTACTACTTTTTAAGGGGTTTTTCAAAAAAACAGCCGAAAAAACTGTTATTTTTTATAGAAAGATAGTATGATGGTTATAGAAGAAAATAAAAGTATATCCTGGAGGGAATATTGTGGAATTATTTGATAGCCTAAAATTTAAAATTGTTAGAAAAAAAATTAGAATTGTTTTTCCAGAAGGAACTGAACCTCGTATTATTGGTGCTGCAGTTCGTTTAGCATCTGAAGAATTAGTAACGCCTGTTTTAATCGGTAGCGAAGTAGCGGTTAGAGAAGCAGCGCAACACCGTGGATTTATTGTTGATAATTTAGAAATTATTGACCCTAACAACTATCCTGCAATCGATGAAATGGTAGCTGCTTTTGTGGAACGTCGCAAAGGTAAAGTAACAGAAGAGCAAGCTAGAGAATTGCTAAAAGACGAAAACTATTTTGGTACAATGTTAACTTATATGGGCTTAACAGATGGTTTAGTAAGTGGTGCAGTTCACTCAACTGGCGATACTGTTCGTCCAGCCTTACAAATCATTAAAACAAAACCAGGAGTATCTCGTACAAGTGGTGCTTTCATTATGCTACGTGGACGCGATAACGAAAAATATTTATTCTCAGATTGCGCAATCAATGTAAATCCAAATGCACAAGAATTAGCTGAAATCGCTGTTGAAAGTGCAAAAACAGCAGCATTATTCGATATTGAGCCTAAAGTAGCAATGTTAAGTTTCTCTACAAAAGGATCAGCAAATGCTCCAGAAGCTAAAAAAGTTGAAGAAGCGACTAAAATCGCTCAAGAAATGGCTCCAGAGCTTTCAATTGATGGAGAGTTACAATTTGATGCAGCGTATGTTGCTTCAGTTGGACAACAAAAAGCACCAGGTTCTGAAGTTGCTGGACATGCAACTGTCTTTGTTTTCCCAGAATTACAATCAGGTAACATTGGCTACAAAATTGCTCAACGTTTTGGTAACTTTGAAGCAATTGGTCCAATCCTACAAGGTTTAAATAAACCTGTTTCTGATTTATCTCGTGGATGTAATGAAGAAGATGTATACAAATTATCAATCATTACAGCAGCACAAAGCCTAATGAACTAAATGTAAAAATTAAGACCTTCTCGTTAATGGAGTTTTCATTAACGAGAAGGTTTTTTTTTGAGTAATCCTATAATAAAGTCGGTAAGATTTTTCTTACTGGCTTTATTTTTTTATTTAATCATCTATAAATTTATAAAACAAAACACGTTTAAACTGTTTTATACAAATCAAATATAACGAATAAAGTCATTTTTAGGGATTATAAATCTATAAGGCTTATTGTTTGAATTTAATTTAAAATAACGGTATTATGTATATAATGATATTGATAAAATAATTGAGGGGGGATAAAATGAATCTGTTTAATCGCATCTTGCTTAGTTTGATTTCATTAATTGGTTTATTTTTAATGGTAGTTGTTGCAGCAATTCTCTATCCGATACCGTATGTATCTCAATGGGTTACATTTGGTTGGATTCATGGCAGTGGGTTTGACTATACTATCGTGATTCTATGCGGAATTTTAGGAATCTTTTTCTTGATTTTACTGCTAACAGCTATTTTTACATCAAGTCCAGATCAATTTTTAACGCTTAAAACGGCAATGGGAATGATTGAAATTTCTAAAAAAACGATTGAATCAACAGCTAAGCGTTCGTTTCATGATTTGCCTGATGTGAAGAATCCAAAAGTTAAAGCGAAGCTAAGACGTAAAGTTAGTGACACAAGTATTGATGTAAGTGTTGAAGTATTTGATGCTAAAGCTTTGCCAACCTTAGGAGAAGAAATTCAAGCTCTAGTAAAAAATAGTATTGAGAGCGCTTTAGAAGTGAAAGTTTCAAAAATAAAAGTGCAGATTAAGGAAACAAAGATGCAGCCAGTTACAAAATCAACAAAAAATCATCAGTCACCACGAGTAATTTAGTCTATAGGAGGTTCTAATATGCAGAAAGATCCACAAAGAAATCCTTGGTATCCTTATAGAGGGCGTATTCTTGGTCTTTTATTAGGCTTACTAGTAGCGATTTTATTTATTACACTTGGGTTTGGTTATACGTTACTCATTATTTTATTTGCTGCCGTTGGTTATGCGGTCGGTGCTTGGCGAGATGGCAAACTTGATATTTCTCAATGGTTAACCTTCTTTATGAAGTAATTGTTAATCTGATAAATATAATGTAAAAAAAATAAAAATATAGAAAAGGATGGGATTCACTATGGTAGAAACAATTAATGGAACAACAGGAGCAGTTCAAACGCAAGAAACTCACACAAATTCATTAACTTATGAAGATCAGGTAGTTAAAAAAATTGCTGGGATTGCTACAAGTGAGATTTCAGGTATTCTTTCAATGAGTGGTGGCTTCATTAGTGATTTGACTGATAAATTTAGAAGCAATGGGGACATTACAAAAGGAATCGATGCAGAAGTTGGGGAAAAACAAGTAGCCTTAGATTTAAAAGTTATTTGTGAATATGGTAAAAATATTCCTGAAATTTTCCAACAAACAATTAGCAAAGTTAAAAAACAAATTAAAGATATGACAGGTTTAGATGTTGTTGAAATCAATATGCATGTTGATGATGTAATGACTCGTAAAGAATTTGATGCAAATAATAATTCTAAAGCGGAAGAGAAAACTCCAGCGAAACCAGTAAATAATGATAGAGTTCAATAAAACGAATTAGCTAGTTAAAAATGAGAGTCGTGTTAAAGTGAGATAGTTAGTTCGCTTTAACAGGCTCTTTTTGTTATTTATTTTAATAAAAGGAATAAATTTATTTATTAAAAATTGTTTTGCTATTTACGCTTAGACAGATAAACGGTATAATCCTTAATAGAGGCTTTTGACGAATAGATTAGAAAACAGCCAAATACAATCAGATAGATTAGGAGAAAATCATGAAAGCAAATATTAACTATTATGCTCAAGCAGTAAATACAGCAATTACAGATACAGAAGAGATTGGTGAATCATTAAATCCCCATTTTGAAGTTTTAAAAGAAGCGTTAGACCAAAATAAGGTGACTGAGTTGTCAGTTGAACAATTAACAACAATTAAAGAAAAATTTGCCGAAGGAACTGAAAAGTACCGTGGTATCAACACTATTCTAGTTGGATTAAAAGCACCAGTCAAAGTTTTGGGTGTCCATAAGCAATTATTAAAATCCTACAGTGAATTTATTCGTGGGTGTCAAGAAATGACTGACAGTATCGATGCTGAAAAGCAAGCTGTGGATACAGAGGTATTTACTAGTTCTGAGGCCGTGCAAGATGTTTCTTCAGACAGTATGATGAAAACTATTCAACGTATTACGAAGATTTTATTCTAAAATAAAAAAACGGAATCTAGAGGATAAGTTAGTTATCCCTTAGATTCCGTTTTTCCATTCACTAGATTTCTCTGATAGCAAAATAATTGCCTTCAATATCTGCAAAGTTAAAGACTTTCATGCCTTCCATTTCTACCAAATCACCAACTGTGATATTTTTTTTCTTAAAATCATTGTACGTAGTTTCTAAGTCAAAGCTACTGAATAAAATAGAGGGCGTTCCCAAATTTAATTCTGGTTGTAATTTTTCAATTAAGGCTCGATTGTGTAAGACAAAACTTGTATCTGTTCCTTCACGAGGAGCAATCTCAATTGAAAATCCACCATGCCCGTTGCTTGTTTCTCCAACTTTAACAAATCCAACTTGATTTACCCAAAAATCTGCAATGCTTCTTTGATCTTGCACGTATAACATCACTTGTCCGATTGACTCAATCATTTGATAACCTCCGAATCTTCATAGGAAGAAGTTTTTATTTGAACTAGCTTTAATTTGACTTAAGTATACTGAGTTTCTTCAAATTAGCCAAAAGATTTGACTTGTAAGTAGAGGTATTTTTTTAATGAGGATGATTTTAAGAAGTATTTCACTTAAAAACTAGCAAAATATGATACAATAAATAATGTCTTAAATAAAATTTAATCTTTCAACGGAATGGATTTATTTTTATAAAAGTTGAATAAGCGATAAGGTGTGGAAGACTAATGGAGAATGAATCAGCTAATAAGTTGTGGGAAAATTTTAGAATGCAGAACCCAAGTGCTCCTTTAACTTGTGAAGCGTGGTCCTTTGGAAATACTAAGGAAATGGCTGATGAGTTAGCTGAGCTAGTTTTAGAAGGATTAAAAACAGCAACTAGTAGTGCTTTTTGTTTTTACGAAATAGATAATGAACCAGTACCAAAGGTAGGCGACTATTCGATTGTGTTAAATGGCAATGATGAAGCGATCGGAATTATTCAAAATCGTAAAGTAACGATTTTAGCTTTTGATGAAGTTTCAGAGGAAATTGCGATTGAAGAAGGCGAAGGCGATCGTACGTTAGAGTATTGGCGTAAAGTTCACGAAGAGTTTTTTAAGCGAGCCTTTGAGGAATATGATCAACTTTTTTCAACAGATATCATGGTTGTGTGTGAGCAATTTGAGCTAGTTTATGCAGCATAAATAAATGAATAGAAACTAGGAATCATCTAATCTAGGAGGAATGGAAGAAAATGAATTTGAAGCAAATGGTTGGCGAAAAAGCCGCAGAGTACGTTAAGGATGGTATGGTTGTTGGGTTAGGAACAGGATCCACAGCCTATTATATGGTTGAGGCTGTAGGTAGAATGGTACAAGAAGGAATGTCGATTATTGGTGTAACGACATCTAGTCAAACAACAGAACAAGCTGAAAAATTAGGTATTCCTCTAAGAAGTGTGGATGAAGTTGATGTAATTGATTTAACGATTGATGGCGCGGATGAAATTAGCCGTGATTTTCAAGGAACTAAAGGTGGCGGTGGTGCCTTGTTATTTGAAAAAATTGTCGCAGATTATTCAAAAAAAGTAATTTGGATTGTGGATGAAAGTAAAATGGTTGAAGAACTTGGGGCTTTCCCTTTGCCTGTTGAGGTCATGCCTTATGGTAGCTTACAATTATTCAGAATTTTTGAAAAAAAAGGCTATAAACCTGCTTATCGTTTAGATGAAAATGGTGAAAAGTTTGTAACCGATGGTGGACATTTGCTGATTGACTTGGCGATGGGAACGATTGAAAAACCTCATGAATTAGCTAGCTGGTTAGACAGCTTAACCGGAGTTGTGGAACACGGTCTTTTCTTAGATCGCGTGAACACCGTTATTGTTGGCTATCCAGAGGG is drawn from Carnobacterium gallinarum DSM 4847 and contains these coding sequences:
- a CDS encoding DUF2273 domain-containing protein → MQKDPQRNPWYPYRGRILGLLLGLLVAILFITLGFGYTLLIILFAAVGYAVGAWRDGKLDISQWLTFFMK
- the pta gene encoding phosphate acetyltransferase — its product is MELFDSLKFKIVRKKIRIVFPEGTEPRIIGAAVRLASEELVTPVLIGSEVAVREAAQHRGFIVDNLEIIDPNNYPAIDEMVAAFVERRKGKVTEEQARELLKDENYFGTMLTYMGLTDGLVSGAVHSTGDTVRPALQIIKTKPGVSRTSGAFIMLRGRDNEKYLFSDCAINVNPNAQELAEIAVESAKTAALFDIEPKVAMLSFSTKGSANAPEAKKVEEATKIAQEMAPELSIDGELQFDAAYVASVGQQKAPGSEVAGHATVFVFPELQSGNIGYKIAQRFGNFEAIGPILQGLNKPVSDLSRGCNEEDVYKLSIITAAQSLMN
- the pdxK gene encoding pyridoxine/pyridoxal/pyridoxamine kinase, whose amino-acid sequence is MTTFPKTLTIAGSDSSGGAGLQADLKTFDEYSTYGMAAITLLVTMDPDNGWHHNVHPIDVTLVDEQLKTILAGGEISATKTGMLGSVPIIELVEQTIKDKELKNIVIDPVMICKGEDEVLNPESADALRDKLVPLATVTTPNLFEAGVLSGLGKLESIEDMKEAAKKIHELGAKNVVIKGGKALAGEKAIDLFYDGADFTILETEKIEPAHNHGAGCTFAAAITAGLANGLTVKESVLKAKDFVTEAIRSGFAFNEYVGPVFHGGYRLTKQEKI
- a CDS encoding Asp23/Gls24 family envelope stress response protein, yielding MVETINGTTGAVQTQETHTNSLTYEDQVVKKIAGIATSEISGILSMSGGFISDLTDKFRSNGDITKGIDAEVGEKQVALDLKVICEYGKNIPEIFQQTISKVKKQIKDMTGLDVVEINMHVDDVMTRKEFDANNNSKAEEKTPAKPVNNDRVQ
- a CDS encoding Cof-type HAD-IIB family hydrolase, with product MIELIASDMDGTLLNEKMVISETNAQAIAEAERRGIKFMVSTGRGYTEAHPLLTAVGISCPMITLNGAQVYDENGKIVENIGIEKDTIRIILKTLKEHNIYAEVVTSKGIYSDNKVKRIESVASLLVNLNPETTYKMGVVLAAARLELMNINYIDDYQELVDDHSIEVLKLIAFSDDGQNTLGPIKVELEKLGSLAITSSFINNIEINHKDAQKGIALKRVAKRLGISMDNVMSIGDNFNDVSMLQVAGVSFAMENAEEEVKGHAKYLTSSNNQNGVAEAIMRSINEDL
- a CDS encoding uracil-DNA glycosylase; amino-acid sequence: MKVLIHNDWQGILEEEFTAPYYQNLRNYLKKEYQEQRVYPDMYHIWQAFEWTPYEKVKVVILGQDPYHGPNQAHGLSFSVQPNVKVPPSLVNIYQELESDLGIPPVQHGYLKSWAEQGVLLMNTVLTVRAGQANSHRGQGWEQLTDAVIRKLNQHKTPLVFILWGSQSIAKKELIDTGKHVVIASPHPSPLSAYRGFFGSKPFSKANAALIQFDATPINWQLPQNVN
- a CDS encoding VOC family protein → MIESIGQVMLYVQDQRSIADFWVNQVGFVKVGETSNGHGGFSIEIAPREGTDTSFVLHNRALIEKLQPELNLGTPSILFSSFDLETTYNDFKKKNITVGDLVEMEGMKVFNFADIEGNYFAIREI
- a CDS encoding ASCH domain-containing protein, which encodes MENESANKLWENFRMQNPSAPLTCEAWSFGNTKEMADELAELVLEGLKTATSSAFCFYEIDNEPVPKVGDYSIVLNGNDEAIGIIQNRKVTILAFDEVSEEIAIEEGEGDRTLEYWRKVHEEFFKRAFEEYDQLFSTDIMVVCEQFELVYAA
- the rpiA gene encoding ribose-5-phosphate isomerase RpiA, which gives rise to MNLKQMVGEKAAEYVKDGMVVGLGTGSTAYYMVEAVGRMVQEGMSIIGVTTSSQTTEQAEKLGIPLRSVDEVDVIDLTIDGADEISRDFQGTKGGGGALLFEKIVADYSKKVIWIVDESKMVEELGAFPLPVEVMPYGSLQLFRIFEKKGYKPAYRLDENGEKFVTDGGHLLIDLAMGTIEKPHELASWLDSLTGVVEHGLFLDRVNTVIVGYPEGPKVLEAR
- the amaP gene encoding alkaline shock response membrane anchor protein AmaP, with amino-acid sequence MNLFNRILLSLISLIGLFLMVVVAAILYPIPYVSQWVTFGWIHGSGFDYTIVILCGILGIFFLILLLTAIFTSSPDQFLTLKTAMGMIEISKKTIESTAKRSFHDLPDVKNPKVKAKLRRKVSDTSIDVSVEVFDAKALPTLGEEIQALVKNSIESALEVKVSKIKVQIKETKMQPVTKSTKNHQSPRVI